The nucleotide window tacatgaaccacgtgacgataaccgtttttggacttccgttgtcgtaacggCTCTGATTCCACAATGGTAGTAGGCCTATGTGTAGTTTTTTGTCTTCCTATGGTCCTAGGTTGCGTTCGGATAGTTtcaaaatcagctcctaaattctaaccctagctcctattccttgacctctgagtgaaacggcACGGGggtaagggatagtggataggagaattcaaaaggatttaggagaagagactgcggtgctttagagaatccgactgcactttcgctatccgacgtgtttatgatgcgccagcgaacgtcatgaatgtgcgtctgctgctgtggggaagctatggaaactacagttttctatacagcggactacaacatgcatgtttaataagaacgagggactactgtaaactcatctagagactgcacagtgctctgatgctgttgtgttatgctttatgaacgtggacaacagagaaacatattcttcatgaccaaagttggaattgaaataaaaaaagaaagtgaaacttatgctcgtcaccctctccctccggtcacATTAATACAACAAATGATCccagtatgattgtatgaactatgaaaatatcttaaaatcaatacaaatgtatttattataaacgttagtctttaacacctatcactgacatcaccattcaaacatcttttaaaaattgaacaaaccccacacagctcagtgaaatgttgactttagttGATCATTTcagactgttgtgtgacgtcaaatgctgcggctgcaaggcattgtggggcagcattttctcatctcctttcggttagggaggtccagtggttcctaagctaaaggaggttataaaggaagtttgaaacctcctttcctatcattctagagaattcgaacggcacttatcatggctgccactgagggacttccgggtcatttcactccgttaggaaggttcctaagctaaatggactattcgactgcagccctagAGTAAAAGCATACGTTAAGATATGCAATGTATAGAGTCCCTGAATGCATCAGACAGATGCACATTTGACCGACTGTCCCCGAAGGCACCGTGGAAGACGCGCCTTACGTAGCAGTCACGTGTTTGCGTCAACAGAAACAAACATGGCGCCGCGAAAGTGAGGAAAACTCTGATGTGAGTGTGATGTTTCTACTCCGATTATTATgcggtttgttgttgtttcacgTAGCAGTTTAACAAATAAACACTCATACGGAAGACGTTTAAAGGAAGCTTTACCGATAATTGTGTGCATTTAGCTTATTTCAGTCGTTTTGTGCTTCTCATTTAGTCTTTTTATTTACACTTAAGTTATTGTTGAAGGTCCAAGTTCGTATGTCCCAGACagatgagagggggaaaaaaagACAAGTAATCTTTATCTTGTTCttgttcatcatcatcatcatcatcatcatcatcatcatcatcatcatcatcatcatcatcaggtaACTGCTCCGACAAAAGCACGTTTTTTAATCAGAATCCTTAGTTCATGCCcatattaataaatacaaatcttaaaaaaataataattgtgtCTTATGAGGCACACCACTTGATTACCGATATATCGTAAATTACTTTTACAAAATATTTTACTAGAAGAGTGTAATGTTCTTATTTGTTTAAGAATCAACACGGTgtcttatttaaaacaaataagaacATTACAAAGAGTATATTAGTTGTTTCCACATCTTCAACGTCCTGTATTTTAGTGTTTCTTTTCCATTTTATATGAATATCTTCAGGACAAATCTGCAATCGATTTCACATTTCATGCGACACAGTTACTCCAAattgtatttatgtttttacTTACTTATACTCTACCATCAGCAAAAAAGGTTACCTGACATATTCACACTGTCTAATTATTATGTATTTGACCCCCCATTTAAATCATTTGGTAAATAATTCCATAGTTTAACTCCAACTACAGATCAATCAAATCAATTAAGCCTTGTATAATTACACTGTACAACTATTTATATTAGATTTTATTACAGATTGtatgtttttatataaaaatagtaatACAAATGGTTTTTTTTGTGTCACCTTAGCTCTGGCCCGATTGAACACCAGCGCAAACGCTTGGTGTTGAGAAACTGTATTGGAAACTACTGGATTATGAGGAAAATGTAACTCTTGAAGTCTCTTCTGTGTCTTTTTTTGTATCAAAGTTTCTTAGGAGCAGACCAAGATGGCTCTAAGAAAGCAAATACTCAAGGATACCAGCGACATTCCCTGTGGAAGCCAACAGGTAGACAACAACTCACAGGAGGAGGACGACGACGACGAAGAAGACAACAATGTAAGAAAATGTGAACATTAGTTAGAATTAGCTGAGATAAATACAGGTTCATATGTCTAAATCCAGCGTCACTGAAGCAGTTTTTAATAGTACATTAGCAGGTGGAGGTCGGGGATTAGACAATGTTTTTATTGTTCATTTACGTTGCAAGCAACTGTTTTCTACCCATATTTTCCTGAATTTAAATTAATAGTTGGATTAAAGCTTGACATTTTTCTCTGCAGGTTTCCTGTAGTTTctattttatcttatcttaaacactcttttaaaaaaacaagcaGATGTGATGATTCAGTTGTGGCTAGATAGTCAATTGTCAGTGGTGGTTTTTATGATAATTTGCATGCTAAAAAAAGACAATGAGTTACACCTCGGAAGACACAGATCCACAAAACCTAAGACTTCCACGAAATGAACAGCACTAattctgtttgtttgttcttccaGGAGGAGCTCTCATCATCACTTCTGTCGTCATCAAcaagaaaaaaacacaagataGAGAGGGAAAACAAATCCAAACAAGGTACATCACAGTTAGGGTACCAACGTCATTTCAAAAACATTGAGTGTATGTGCGGCGTAAACACTGAGTAAGATTGAACAATTGAAGAATGGCAGATATAAAGTGAATTGAGCTAGAAATTATCAAAGAattgaaacacacacatgttattactgtgacaaacaaaacaaaatactaCTGCTACTTTTATTTTTCTTAAAATTATGGATTTTTCACATTATCTTGTAATAACATTCATTATTGAAGCTCCTGAATCTCTTTGAGATTGCTATGTCATTCTCCAAATGGTCATGTATATCGACAAAATTAAGAATCTAAAACCATTTTCTTTATCAATATGTGATTAAAAACAACCCTGACTTCTGACTCGTGTCTCTGTTGTCCTCAGAGATGACAGAGGAGGAGATGATGGACTTGGCTCTGCGTCTGAGCGAACAGGAAGCCAGCGTCACGGCGCTCAGACAGCAGCAAGAGGAGGAGGCCATGATGAAAGCTATCCAAGAGAGCGTGAGTAAAGAGGAGTTTTTTTAATCCTCCCTTTTATAAAGGTTTTATACAGAGGAGGGAACCTTACATAAGTTTGAATAAATACattcataaataaaataaataaatacagcatAAGTGAATAAAtgtggaaataaataaatactggaataaataactaaaagaataaatacatttggaaataaataaatgaataaataaaagttgAAACGGAACACATATTATTATCTTAATATTTATGTTCACTCACTTCATCTAACAGGGAAAGACATGCAGAATTTACTAGAAGCTGTTCCTGTTTGTATCTGAGGATGAACAGAAAACTATCATTGTATTATTTTAGTTGGATAATAATAAATGACTGGGAAGAGGAATCAATCTTTGACACTAATTATGTCAATCTAGTTGAAATAGCTAATCTAGGATTCTAGATAATTATTTAATACCTAtttgtcttgtttgtttctcacAGATTGTCAGTCAGACACAACCCAGCCCGGTGTCCCAGAGTCAGAGCCTGCTGGACAATGCAGAGGCTTCACCCGGCGTCTGCTCCCGACGGAAACTCCTGTACTCAGGCGGGAAGACGGCGTCTGCCATCGACCAGGGAGCGTCAGCGGACATCCGCACAGCAGAGACCGAGCTGAACCAAGGTGAGTCTGtcatagggatgccagcgattattcgattattcgctacagtctccataatcgaatattatttttaaaaatcgattttatttatatatatattttattattatttatgtgttttttttttttttttggcttagtttcaaccaaaatatatataaatatatatatgctaataatagtaatagtattaataattgtaaatggccattggtcacaccaccagtttgttttactgtaaacttggaggaagactgtgtgcagagcagactgctgctgcagcacgctacacaccgaccccacccccctctccctcacacgtgcgactaaagatgaacaaagcggcaggtaaaaagagttcctcgtggaactacttcgaacttacaagtccaaaggaagttaaatgcaagctctgcgaaaaataatcgattattattcgccagggctgccgaataatcgattttgctcatggtcagtttctggcaaccctagtctgTCACATTACTACAGAACTACACTctattgtgcatatgacaaaaaagcctttgaatcttgaatcaatGTAGTCACAGAAGGAAAGTCTTTAgggtttatttaaagaaatcacAGCTTCCAAATCCACACGTCACGTGGCGGTCCACTACCAACTTAACACTTATCGACACTTTAAATTGGATTTAGTAGAATAACACATTATCACACAATCACAGGGTTGAACGCTTGCTAGTATATACAACCGTCTTgacaacacaaacatttacTATACATATTTATACGTCTAAATGGCTCTTACAGTGAGTGTAATAAGACTTACCATTGCGATaaagttgtgtttttattttttattttgagatgtttatatttgatgtttgtgtctgtttatttTGTACTCCTCTTCATTTTCACATTGtctgcaatgccttgtttacaTGCTACTGTAACGAAAATATTTCCCAAATTGAAATCAATAAAGTTTATCTTATCTTCAAACATGCTGTATTGTATTTCAGGAGCCAAAGGAACTGGAGGTGAATGTAATACCTTAAGAAAAAAGTTGAAAAGGAAAGAAGGAAGCCCTCTGCTGGAGATGCCAGATTTGTCACAGTCTCAGAAAATCTCCGCTCAGGATTCCCACGGCAGCTCAGACTGCCTGTCAGCGCCTTTGGGCTCCCCACAGGTCGGATAAACTCATTTCTACCCTATTTATCCTTAGATCCGTTTATTTGGTTATCTTTTGGTTGTTAATTCAATTAGTAATCTATTCCATGTCAGAAAACTTTGCTGGTCAGTTTCTAACGTCCTTAGCTCATGTCTTTAAATGCCAAACTCAAAAATATACAATTAAGCAATTATAATTCTTATAATTTAACATTTCTCATCACAAATATCCCAGAACACAATGATATTTTTTGCCCAGTTTCCCCACCGTCCACAACCCAAAGATGTTCTGTTACTGACAATGAGACAACTCACATTAGAGAAGATATAGACACAAATCTGAAATACATTATCAAAATATTTCACTATTGGTTTTCTTTTGATGGGACGAAATTCTCTTTTTTAGCCttagtttttttattattattgccaTGACAGTTTATCTTCTTTGACTGTTTTTATGTATCAGAATCTAAATCAGCATTTCTTTAGAAGTCCCGCATCATGGAAATGTACAACGTTATAGCAAAAGGCAAGCAATAATAAAATGAAGACAAATAAGTACTCATCCATGGCTAAACAATTAGTAGCATCATTTAAACAAGTAAGTGTACATATTAAGGTTTGAGATGctttaaaatgtatgttttgcaCCTAGAAATTATTATGTTAGAATTCCTCGTATGTTTTaacctacttggcaataaacctgtttctgattctgaatcaGAGCTCCGACTCGACCCAGATCGAGGACTGCCAGCCCCCTAAATCCCCCGTCTTCCCCTCGCCGGGCTGCAGAGCCAAGGTCCTCGTCCCGCGGCTGAGCCAGGACCTGCTGCAGACCTGCAGGAGCTCAGGGTTTGTGTTGTGCTCTCAGGACACTTTGACCTCTCCACACAAGAGCCCGACGTTCCCAAAGAGCCCCAAACTCTCCAGTAAACTCTCCATTAAGCTCCCACTGTGCAGGAGTCCTCTCTTCTCCGACCTCGATGAGGGAGACGATGGAGAGTATTTTAAAAGTCCAGTGTTTGGCTGGAATACTCAAAACAAGACGTCTGCAAGTGCCTGCAAACCCCAAGACTGTAAATCGGGGTTCACGTTTTCCTCCCAGGATAGTTTAACCCCCTCTGTGAGGTCCACTTCCTGTCCGCCCAAGAGCCCAGTATTCCCAAGATGTCCCGGCCTTCCCAATAACCCCCATTCCTCGGAAAGATCAGCAACCTGCAGGAGTCCTGTGTCCTCAGAGTCCGACGGAGGACAGGCAGAGCAGAGTCAGGGATTTTGTAAAAGCCCAGTGTTCGGCAGGACTGGACAACGAGAACATATGAATGTTGATGTGCAGACACACTCCTCGGGTTCAGGAAGTGAAGGGAATTCAACCCCTACCAGGGATTCGTCTGAGAGTCTGGTGAGTTCAGGCGCAAGACAAGTAGGACGGAATAATGTGAATCCTCGTagcttcatttaaaaaaagaaaagaaaagaaaaacataatATTCAATTTACCGACAATACTTCCAATGAATGATGTCGCTTAGGAAGCTAAACTTGGCTCGTCATTGTGACTCTTACCCAATAAGCAGTCGGTACTGAGGTTAAGTTTCACAATGTTTGATACAGAaaattatacaaacaataaCCAAAGTAGAAACATACGGTCAACAAAATGATCCGAACCAAATCACCTTCTTTTTACAATCACACAACAGGTGGAGTAAATACCTTAAACCATacccaggggcctcatttataaacggtgcgtacgctcaaaagatggcgtacgccagtttctacgcaatgtttgctatttatgaagaaaaaaaacttgacgggaaaatgtgcggtcctccacgcaaactctgacccatgcgtagcacaaaaacgggagagacgagaaactgcgacaccgttggcagaatggagagaaatatgtggaaataataccataaataaaatgttacctctcattcatcatatatgaagaattcattttcacaaattgactaaagccaatcttaaaatgatttaacaaacgcctgtttgagactcctcagtgcacacaaaaacataacttggagaaataaataaatacggaaatgTTATTGATCATCACCCCTCAATTATGTTCTCTTGTTAAGAAAtgtattctcataaatgatgcggtaagaagaaggacagaattactttaaactgacgccgttttgcatttctataggttgtagatacgagcatggttttatatactaccatgtttaatcatgttttatgccgtttgctaagacttgataagtcgctcgtaaaacacaggaggtatggaaactaagaacaccatatgtggtagattgtacagctaatataacacaacacattagttgtatttccttttacTGGTGGATTATGGAAATATAgttgctgatcgacagctggaacacaaaccaccaaatacaaaaaaaaaaattcagatccagtcgtcatgactccactccggagggattccccgatcatttcttacagtttctcatcaagggggggtctcctgtccccggtacaaacacactgcctgaggaatgttaggctaatgtgtatttatttttgtcatgaacctttttcggaccactatTTATTTTGgcgacgatccgacctccatgctgctactctggttcaaactgcatccaccaaacaatatgatttatctccagctccccaaaataaccaaaatctgacggtgttcttttagctgttctgtcgtcatttcctgctatcttcttcataaagtcagtcagaatgagtgaatgaatgggcgtttctttgactatttataggcaaatatggccgttaagtgaagcccgcaaaagctgcaccgcatttcgagttgattgtgatttataaagggaaaccggcgtagtgTTTtttgaatcggaaaatgtctgtgcgtatttatttgctttgtcctacataagcaaccttcccacgtgaatcctacgcaagactttataaatgaggcccctggtgaCAATTGCTGGAAGTAACTATTTGTGGTGTAAACAAATGATGATAATAATTGAAACAATCAACAACGGCTACTCCTACATTTTAATTCTAAAAACAAATCTAATACCACACTGGGACATTTATTTTGtcccacatttatttattttcatcgtGTTTCAAAGCTGTGTTACTGCACAGTTGCAGATAAATATACAGATACACTATTATCATTAGATTCATATTATTTATAGGATTAGATTTCAGTGGTTGATTGTTTCTGAATATTTCCAATAACTCCGGAGCgtacaaaatgtatttagatAGATGTTATCACAGCATTCTTTTTATCTAACAAAATCGACTTCTTTCATTGGTTGGTTGATGTTTAGCCTTTATTGGTGAAGCTCTAAAAAATACTTTTATTATACAGTGATAAATAACTAATAAAAGGATTACTCACTATCAGCTTCATGTCAGCAGCAAGTGGTCCTGCTGTAGAGCCTATTTTTGTTTGGTTTATATTTAAATACTGAATTCAATTGTATGGGTATCCTCGGGTTTAGATGAAAGTGTAATTTGCTCTTGTTGTTTTAAAGTTGTAATATTTAAACATCTGTTctgaaaactttttttttttcttgcttTTGAATATAGGACAGCAATCCAGACCAAAATCCAAATCTCAGGTTGAATATGGCATTTCAGTCAGGTACAGTGAAACATCATTTGGAGGTTTATTTTCCTAAATGCTTTTTAATGTCCGGTCAGGAAAAGTCAGAGCCTTTTCTTCAGTGGCTCTCTGTTTTGTGGTTTCAGATAACGCAGAGCATGAAATATGTAAAGAGGGAAACTCGGCAGAGTCGGCGCTGACCAGCGATATGGTGTTACTCTGGTCTGGAGAGGACGACGACGTCACGGTACAGAGCCTTCCTCCCTGTTGCAAACCAGAATTCAAATGTTGTCCAAAATatatagactgtatataaaacTAAAAGCTGTGTTATCAAATACGTACGATTAAACTTTATTTGGTGGCAAAAGCTCTCTTTTAATAGTAAAGGTCGCTGACCCCTGTACTAGAGCAACAGATATGTATTCAAACGTGAATGAAAAGTCACCATTTCTCACATCCATCCCTCCCCTCCAGCCGACGGGGTCTCACAGCCCGGTCTTCCCAGAGGAGAGACCTCTTCATCAGGCAGAAAGTGAGACCGCCCCCCCGAACCATGTGACCGCAGCTTCTCCAGGGACGAACAGCAGGTAGAGGAACAAACAACCTCATGAGAACACACTCTTAGCTTTTAATGTAACTTAAGCAGTCAGACACATTCAGTGAGTAAAAGCATTTAAAGAGTTGAGGGAGGTCTCTTTACAGTACCATAATGCTTTATTGTCTGATCAAGTCTAACATTTTTCTGCCATCACAGCAgctacatttgcaacataaacAATGACAACTAGTTAAAACAGTAAACAAGGGAACAGACATTTAACCAACCAACATAACATCACTAAATACTGTTGAAGACCCTTTATATTTCATTTAAAGATTGACAGGAGTGCTTTAGTCTAACTTCATTCAATCGTAAATCTCCAATTTTATGGCAACAATTCATGTTCGCTGTTCAGGACATGGCTGGGGTCATAGACACTTTTATTTGCAAGCCTCATTATATTATAACTGTTATGCTCATTATAACTCTGTTTGTTCTGGCACTCAGACCTTCTACCTCTCCCACATCAAGCGGCCGTCAGCAGCTTGTAGCCACAGAGCGAcgtttacagccaatcagcagtGAGCCTGCAGAGGGGCCGACAGTGAGCTACTACTGGGGGGTTCCCTTCTGTCCACGAGGCCTGGACCCAGACAAATACACACAGGTGAAGATttgtttaaaagaataaacaGTTACAAAGTGTTATTTCAGGACAGAACCATCGTAATAGTTACTGGTTGCATcttaaatgtaaggaattattgcTTTTCTCTGATTTCGTAACTTGGGCTCCACAAGTGTCATTTgttttcattcaaagcttctaCTGAGGTTGCTAATGACGTGGCCAAGTTTTATGCAACACACTTTCCACATCACAAAACGTTTATAGGTTGGAATATTACCTCTATCGCTGGTTCTGTAACTTATTTTGCTTCACCAACCATTAAGCCACAAGAACCAACTAATATGCAGTTAACAGTAGCGCTAATCCTTATTTTATTTGCaggttttctcaaaatgttgttAAAATTGGCACTGCTCATGCAATTCatgctttatttttctttcaatATATTTACAATCTTCTAAAGTTGTATGGAAACTCATTTGGcctttttaataaaaatgttttactgaATTACAGAAACAATAAAAAAGCATTAGCATTCGATATCGATTTCTCACTTTCACCCATCCTGCAGGTGATCATGGCTCAGATGGAGGTTTATGAGAAGAGTCTGAAGCAGGCACAGAGGTTCCTGCTGAGGAAGGCCGAGTGGGGGGGGGCCGTCCTGCCACAGCCGGAGGTAACATAACCATCTTAACATGAGTCTGTAACGGGTGAACTTATGGGCTTTATTATTTAGTTACTGGGTAGGATCTTGAGCCAAACAAAGGTCTGACCCTGCTACATTTGATGCTATATATTATATGCTTCAAAAACAGTAAGCTAAGCTTTATTTAGTTATACAGCAGCTTTCACACAAATATGCAAAATAAAGTGCTTCAAATTTAGAAAAAACAAACGACAATGGATACAACTTGCCAATCAATGAaatgtacaaaataaatgtgtaagagtcaatataataacatttaaataagAACACCATGGATCATGAAATATATCTGATGTTTAAAACGGTACGTTGTGAGTCGATTAAcaaacatttttcatttaattcCATAGAAATCCCCTTCACCGGAGTCAGCTCCTGAATCACCTCCACAGCCGGTTCAACGACGGTAAGGCAGCTCTTCTAATACGGGGATATTTCTCTGATATAATCCTGTTAGCCATCACAATCTACAGGATACAACTACCAAATGTAAAGGGACACTGGGAGGTAGCTCAAATGCTTGTATTTTTGTACTCAAAGAATACATTGAAAGTGTTCATCTCAGAtatttaaaataacaaacaCTGCGTATACATCATTATTTCCAGTCTTTGGAAAAAAGATAGACATTCAATGTCCATCATTACgccgggttacgtattgtaacccttgatATATTAACACAGGCgaagccctctactggactctatgtgtactaccttatcatgccagcattcacctactgagatttctatagacgtagccggccccggggtgggcctacctgaatgcgtgcgTATCTCACTtctgtataaaaggaggcctcgcctcctgaccatcATCCTACAccactcttcagcgagcggtataggacagacagtgccccaaggtagagggctccgcctgtgttaatatgacaagggttacaatacgtaacccggcattatatctctcacaggctccgccctctactggactctatgggtacagtgggcggaGCCCCGATGTATGCACGCACTGTCGTCCAGCACACCGTTCTACCTCACTGTCCCGGCTTTAGCAGCCGCTGCGCCTCACTCACCTCTCCCTCGGTTGTAACTGTGGAGAAGTCCAGGCTGCGGCCGATAGAGCACACCCTGGCGCGCTTGCCTCGCAAAAAAGTGTGCTCGAAAACAGTGCTGAGGGCTTCCCTGCGTCCTATGCACCCTCTCTCCTGAGTCCCTAAAGAGCACGGGGAGAGCGCAAGTGCCCCCTATGCCCCCACACTCAGACACTGACCCCGAGTGTGTACGGACTAtagctagtaaattatgctaagttacacatcaatcgttatgtacttttatattacgctgacatcaggatctagtgatatccaagcaacagagcttcatttagcatgatacttgtgtgggttgtacatgaaaccacttggtaatatataaa belongs to Pseudochaenichthys georgianus chromosome 14, fPseGeo1.2, whole genome shotgun sequence and includes:
- the uimc1 gene encoding uro-adherence factor A, which translates into the protein MALRKQILKDTSDIPCGSQQVDNNSQEEDDDDEEDNNEELSSSLLSSSTRKKHKIERENKSKQEMTEEEMMDLALRLSEQEASVTALRQQQEEEAMMKAIQESIVSQTQPSPVSQSQSLLDNAEASPGVCSRRKLLYSGGKTASAIDQGASADIRTAETELNQGAKGTGGECNTLRKKLKRKEGSPLLEMPDLSQSQKISAQDSHGSSDCLSAPLGSPQSSDSTQIEDCQPPKSPVFPSPGCRAKVLVPRLSQDLLQTCRSSGFVLCSQDTLTSPHKSPTFPKSPKLSSKLSIKLPLCRSPLFSDLDEGDDGEYFKSPVFGWNTQNKTSASACKPQDCKSGFTFSSQDSLTPSVRSTSCPPKSPVFPRCPGLPNNPHSSERSATCRSPVSSESDGGQAEQSQGFCKSPVFGRTGQREHMNVDVQTHSSGSGSEGNSTPTRDSSESLDSNPDQNPNLRLNMAFQSDNAEHEICKEGNSAESALTSDMVLLWSGEDDDVTPTGSHSPVFPEERPLHQAESETAPPNHVTAASPGTNSRPSTSPTSSGRQQLVATERRLQPISSEPAEGPTVSYYWGVPFCPRGLDPDKYTQVIMAQMEVYEKSLKQAQRFLLRKAEWGGAVLPQPEKSPSPESAPESPPQPVQRRSGLRLKGKKVFEEDDFCPAEAEEADEEKQEEEGESKEEEKEEKKAEEGGHVDTDEDCEVCPETQLSGNDDDSTQDLMMGTSAGAASECEISPERPEVEVILQVDSPAEAERQEEMEVEAPVDKKTIVPVSSSDVGGRHEKRTEELDPDVEEIKYRVLQRSSSPELEPEDRVDCPICQSSFPLTQIERHAAYCDGEEGARKPEKDCFQVSLKPRRKRPRLAEASSAETGEPSNTSIKIQEKCYICQKAVPLRDYSRHTELCIQRQSSNCQSNAAKGNLLLALEKTESRDSEAVPSGSKLPQREVIDLRDDEEEEEEGDSVSVLRISNSPIRSFTPISEATGCLIDFKKQYRGKKPRQRRK